From Rhodococcus sp. B7740:
TAGATTTCCCGACGCTCGGATTGCCGCATGATCGGCCCGTCCCAGTCGATTCCGATGGCGGCGAGGTCGTCGAGTTGCCGCTGCTCCGAGCCGGGTTTGACGCGATCGAGGTCTTCGACGCGCATCACGAACCGACGTTCGGTGGAGCGGGCGAAGAGCCAAGCCAGAAGCGCGGTTCGGAGATTGCCGAGATGCAGATCGCCCGAAGGACTGGGGGCGAAGCGTCCGGCGGGCACGGGGACAACCTTAGGTCGAGTGCCGCAGAAGTCGCTCGAGGTGGAGCAGTGAGGTCGCCTCGAGGTCCGGGGCCGTGAAGTGCTGCGGGTAGGTGGTGCCGGTGCGGTTGATCCAGGCCGTGGACAGTCCGGCGCGGTGGGCACCGTCGATGTCCCAGGGGTGGACGGCGACGAGCATGGCCTCGTGGGGTTCGACGCCGCACCGATCGAGTGCGTATCGGTACGACTGTCCGGCGGGCTTCCATGCCCCGGCTTGGTCGACGGACAGCAGCATCTCTGCGTGTTCCAAAACTCCGGCACCGTCGAGCAGTTTTCGAGCAACGCCGACCGCGCCGTTGCTCAGGGTGATCAGCCGAATCTCGAGCGCAGCCAGTGCTCTGATGCCGTCTGCTACGTCGGGATGCACGTCCAGGCTCATGAAACCGCCCATGATGTGCTCGACGGCGTCGTCGATCTCCCGATTCAGCGCCTCACGTTGCAGCATCACCGCAAGTAGCCCGGATGCGACGTCCGCGAAGGGCTGCGCCGAGCCGGCTGCGGTGAGGGCGAAGCCGTCACGCAGGACACTCGCGAACCACAGCGACGCGAGTTCGGCGGGGGCTCCTACGTCGGCGAAGCGCTCCGACAACGGCGACATGTCGGACAGCGTTTCGTTGACGTCGAAGACGATCACGCGTGGTCGACGCAGCGCAGGCGAGATGTTCGGGTCGTGGGGATCGTTCACGAACTGAGCTCCTTGTGGTGGTTCTCTTTTTCCTGGGCAACGACGACGCCGCATTCCCGGAAACGTCGATCGGTGTCGCTTCCGAGATCCTCCATCGCGCCAGTATCGCAGCACGCTCCGGCAGGTAGATGGTTGACAAAGCAACTACTTCGGGTACGGTCGAAGTTGTTGACATCGCAACGACTTGCAGGCCGACGGCGCACGTTGCCGAAGCGCCCGGTGAGACGTCAAGAAGTCACGTCCGCCGAGGGCCGACCTGCTCCGCATACCGAAAGGCGTCATCACATGACCAAGATCGCGATCATCTACTACTCGGCAACCGGTCACGGGGCCACCATGGCGAACAAGCTCGCCGACGCAGCCACAGCTGCGGGAGCGGAGGTCCGCGTGCGGCACATCGCAGAGACACGTGACCCGAGCACCTTTGCCGAGAACCCCGCCTGGACGGCGCAGTACGAAGCAACAAAGGATCTTCCGGCTGCCAGCGGCGACGACATCGTCTGGGCCGACGGCGTCATCTTCGGATCGCCGACGCGTTTCGGTAGCACCGCGGGACAGTTCCAGACCTTCATGGACTCGCTCGGTGGCTACTGGGCCAAGGGACAACTTGCGGACAAGGCGTACGCCGCGTTCACCTCCAGCCAGACTTTGCACGGCGGCCAGGAGACGACGCTCACCGGTTTGTACACCTCGCTGATGCACTTCGGCGGCGTCCTGGTCCCGCCCGGATACACCGACGGTCTGAAGTTCGCCGACGGCAACCCCTATGGCGTCAGCCATGTGACCGGGGGCGACAACCAGAACGAACTGGAGGATGCCACGCTTGCTGCCCTCGAGCACATGGCCACCCGCGTGGTCACCGTCGCAACGGCATTGTCGCGGTGAGCAGGACGAGCGGCTCGTAGCTCCATCACTCGGCATCGGGTCACTCAGGGCGGGTTGTGTCCTGGGTGACCCGATGCGATGGATGCGACGAGTTGCTCGATGACCGCTCGCGAGCCTGCCGGTGACGCCGCGTGCGTCAGCAACCCCTCGACGACGAACGTGCTGATGCGAAGCATGGCGTCGGCCGCGTCACCGGACAGGCCTCGGAAAGACCCTCAACCCCTTCGAACTGCGAGATCCGCTCGCCGGCCTGGTACAGAACAACAGCATCGACCGCATACCGAGCGCTCATCGAGTTCGGCCACGTTCTCTGCGAATCGCCCCACTCACGAACTCAATCCGTGACAACGAACCTCGCCCCACGCGGAATCTGCAACCCCGCCGCATCCCCGACCCGCAACGCAGACCCCGCCGCCAACTCCACTTTCACAGTCAGTGATCCCACGGTCACATCCGCGATGCTGCGAAACCCGGTGGGCCGCAGGTTGGAAACAACCCCACGAATCCCGTTGCCATCCAGAGTGATCAGCTCGTGCCGCACCAGTAACACGGCAGGCCCGGCCGGCAGAGAAACTCCCGCGACCTCCAACTCCCCGAGCTCGGAGCGATGGACTCCAACCCCGTCCCACTCGCCTTCGATTTCGTTCATCCCGCCCATCAGTCGCGAGACTGCCAGGGTGCTCGGCCGGGTGTAGGCCGTCGCGATATCGGAGTGATGCTCCAATCGGCCGTCGATGAGCACCGCGACCGAATCGGCCAGCACCGCCGCCTCCTGCTGA
This genomic window contains:
- a CDS encoding haloacid dehalogenase type II, which codes for MNDPHDPNISPALRRPRVIVFDVNETLSDMSPLSERFADVGAPAELASLWFASVLRDGFALTAAGSAQPFADVASGLLAVMLQREALNREIDDAVEHIMGGFMSLDVHPDVADGIRALAALEIRLITLSNGAVGVARKLLDGAGVLEHAEMLLSVDQAGAWKPAGQSYRYALDRCGVEPHEAMLVAVHPWDIDGAHRAGLSTAWINRTGTTYPQHFTAPDLEATSLLHLERLLRHST
- the wrbA gene encoding NAD(P)H:quinone oxidoreductase; its protein translation is MTKIAIIYYSATGHGATMANKLADAATAAGAEVRVRHIAETRDPSTFAENPAWTAQYEATKDLPAASGDDIVWADGVIFGSPTRFGSTAGQFQTFMDSLGGYWAKGQLADKAYAAFTSSQTLHGGQETTLTGLYTSLMHFGGVLVPPGYTDGLKFADGNPYGVSHVTGGDNQNELEDATLAALEHMATRVVTVATALSR